In Dasypus novemcinctus isolate mDasNov1 chromosome 10, mDasNov1.1.hap2, whole genome shotgun sequence, one DNA window encodes the following:
- the LOC101438780 gene encoding olfactory receptor 4C11-like, with product MYLNITVKEFILLGLANDVLQEKIVFVVFLLFYLATLFANLLIVMTIRYSCLFGSPMYFFLFYLSFADACFSTSTAPRLIVNAITDKKVISYNECMIQIFTLHFFGSMEVFVLILMSFDRYVAICKPLRYTVIMSQHTCDTVVKVVWAVSLIHSIAHETLALKLPFCGPNLIDHFFCEMQPLLKLACMDTYVINLLVVFNSGAICVVSFTILIISYILILHSLSNQSAEGRKKALSTCTSHIIVVILFFVPCMFTYARPPTVFPVDKIVAVFYTIGTPLLNPLIYTLRNAEIKNAMKKLWHTKLS from the coding sequence ATGTACCTGAATATCACTGTGAAGGAATTCATTCTCCTTGGGTTAGCAAATGATGTTCTACAGGAGAAAATAGTGTTTGTGGTCTTCCTCTTATTCTACCTTGCAACTCTCTTTGCAAATTTACTTATTGTGATGACTATCAGATATAGTTGTCTATTTGGGagccccatgtatttcttccttttctacttATCCTTTGCTGATGCATGTTTCTCCACAAGCACAGCTCCcaggttgattgtaaatgctaTAACTGATAAGAAAGTCATTTCCTATAATGAATGCATGATCCAGATCTTTACACTCCATTTTTTTGGAAGCATGGAGGTTTTTGTCCTCATCCTTATGTCATTTGATCGTTATGTGGCCATTTGTAAGCCACTGCGGTACACAGTCATCATGAGCCAACACACCTGTGATACAGTGGTGAAAGTGGTCTGGGCAGTATCTTTAATCCATTCTATAGCACATGAAACCTTGGCTTTGAAACTACCCTTCTGTGGCCCTAATCTTATTGATCACTTCTTCTGTGAAATGCAACCATTGTTGAAACTTGCGTGCATGGACACCTATGTCATAAATCTACTCGTAGTCTTTAATAGTGGGGCCATATGTGTGGTGAGTTTCACAATCCTTataatttcctatattttaatCTTACATTCTCTGAGTAACCAGagtgcagaaggaagaaagaaagctcTCTCTACCTGTACTTCCCACATAATTGTGGTCATCTTATTCTTTGTTCCTTGTATGTTTACATATGCTCGCCCCCCAACTGTATTTCCAGTGGACAAGATTGTGGCCGTTTTTTACACTATTGGGACACCCTTGCTTAATCCTTTGATTTATACTCTGAGGAATGCAGAAATTAAAAATGCCATGAAAAAGTTATGGCATACGAAACTGAGTTGA